In the Candidatus Omnitrophota bacterium genome, ACGGCACGCTGATCGACGCGTACCGCGCCGTGAGCGAGAGCGTCAATTTCACGCTGAGGGCGTGCGGGTTTCCGCCGGTCCCGGACCTGACGATCAAGCGCACCGTGGGCTGGGGCGACCGTCATCTGATCGCGTCTTTTGTCGGCGAGGACAACGCGGACAGGACGCTGAAGATTTACCGCCGGCACCACAAGGACGCCCTGAAGCGCGGGTCGCGGCTTTTGCCGGGGGCGTTGCGGCTTTTGAAGGCCTTGAAAAAGCGCGGGTACAAGCTGGCGGTGGCCAGCAACAGGCCCACGCGGTATTCCCACATTGTGATCCGGCACCTGGGGATCCGGGCGTATTTTGATTATGTGCTGTGCGGGGACAGGATCGCGCGGCCCAAGCCGCATCCGGATATCCTGCGCAGGATCCTCCGGCGGTTCGGGGTGAGGCCCGGGCAGGCCGTTTACGTCGGGGACATGGGGATCGACATGCAGGCCGGACGCCGGGCGGGGGTGAGGACGGTGGCCGTGACCACAGGGTCCAGCACCCGGGAGGAATTGGTCCGCCATAAACCCTGGGCCGTGGTCCGCCGCGCGGACGCGGTGGCGGCGGTGCTGGAGAGGCTCCAAAACAAAAATTTTGGTTAATCAAAAGGGAATCCTTTGTTAAAATACTGGCATTCGCAAGAGGAATAGAACTAAGAAAAAACAGCGAAGTTAAGGAAAGGAACCTGTCATGGGAAAACGTTTGAGAAGAGGGAAGTTGAACTGGCGTTCCAAGAAGGCCAACCACGGCAAAAAACCGGCCCGCGGGTAATCTGTCCCTCCGGCGGGGTTTCGTCCGCGCGGAGCATTTTTGGGTTTTCAAGATGAGAGGTGATCGGCAATGAAAAGAACTCCTCGGATTCTGTGTCTTCTGTTTGCGCTGGCGATGGTCCCGGCGCTGTCCGGTTGCGTTTATATGGTGATCGGCGGCGTGGGGGCGCTGGGGGGGTATTATGTCAGCCCGGATACCGTTGAAGGGATATTGACGGATAAACAGCAGGACGATATCTGGGACGCCTCGGTGGATGTCCTGTCCATCATGGGCATCATCACGGAGCGCAGCGAGCCGGGCGGGGTGATCATGGCCAAGGTCCAGGGGGCCAAGGTCACGATCAACATCACCCAGATCAGCCAGTCCTCGGTCAAGATTTCGGTCAAGGCCCGGAGGGCGTTCTTCCCCAAGATCAGGCTGGCGCAGGACATTTACGTCAAGATTGTCGACAACGT is a window encoding:
- a CDS encoding HAD family hydrolase, which codes for MGSLMKEKRIRLVIFDLDGTLIDAYRAVSESVNFTLRACGFPPVPDLTIKRTVGWGDRHLIASFVGEDNADRTLKIYRRHHKDALKRGSRLLPGALRLLKALKKRGYKLAVASNRPTRYSHIVIRHLGIRAYFDYVLCGDRIARPKPHPDILRRILRRFGVRPGQAVYVGDMGIDMQAGRRAGVRTVAVTTGSSTREELVRHKPWAVVRRADAVAAVLERLQNKNFG